The Salvelinus fontinalis isolate EN_2023a chromosome 39, ASM2944872v1, whole genome shotgun sequence genome has a window encoding:
- the LOC129838484 gene encoding uncharacterized protein LOC129838484 isoform X2 — protein MVSKNSDSSKKLKPKAESDLTSQQKLPKIPKVLKKNEKGKLSKSECEYDSLHPKPKLPRIPKLPRTPEVSKDWHEREDRKETSPSASPESQTLDKPARVAHKPKPFIKPARPNGYSPGCHACHNPARISPQHGKRPFGAKVSARQQVFSDWESSFVPTPTPQTRRRSGCPPEEVEGQQASPRSSSETRIIRPILKRVDAPPKPKRNIFPLNPRNVHYFKPCEYENYVMFNRSYTDPEDAQRSDHEEEDVPVNCQNTKEQPPVMEEKRQDIGELKPRPRSLCENRFKRKWEMACCHFDEGEHCSGKALDEVSPS, from the coding sequence ATGGTCTCTAAGAACTCTGACTCGTCCAAGAAACTAAAACCTAAGGCAGAGAGTGACTTGACATCCCAACAGAAGTTGCCAAAGATTCCAAAGGTGTTGAAAAAGAATGAGAAAGGAAAGTTGTCAAAAAGTGAGTGTGAGTACGACTCGCTGCACCCCAAGCCAAAGCTGCCAAGGATTCCGAAGCTTCCGAGGACTCCAGAGGTTTCAAAGGATTGgcatgagagagaggacaggaaagagaCATCTCCCAGTGCTTCACCTGAATCACAAACGCTGGACAAACCTGCAAGAGTGGCACACAAGCCCAAACCTTTTATCAAGCCTGCCAGGCCCAATGGTTACAGCCCAGGTTGTCATGCTTGCCATAATCCGGCCAGGATATCACCGCAACATGGCAAGCGACCTTTTGGGGCAAAAGTCTCTGCAAGGCAGCAGGTGTTCTCAGATTGGGAGAGCAGCTTTGTCCCGACTCCAACCCCCCAGACTCGCAGGCGATCAGGGTGTCCTCCAGAGGAAGTGGAAGGTCAACAGGCCAGTCCCCGTTCCAGCTCGGAGACCAGGATCATCCGACCCATTCTAAAACGCGTCGATGCTCCACCAAAACCCAAGCGGAACATCTTTCCTTTGAATCCGAGGAACGTGCACTACTTCAAGCCCTGTGAATATGAAAATTACGTCATGTTCAACAGGTCTTACACAGATCCAGAAGATGCACAGCGTTCTGATCATGAAGAGGAAGATGTTCCTGTGAACTGCCAGAACACAAAGGAACAGCCCCCCGTTATGGAAGAGAAGCGGCAAGATATAGGGGAGCTGAAGCCTAGACCACGCAGTTTATGTGAAAATCGCTTCAAAAGGAAGTGGGAAATGGCCTGCTGCCATTTTGATGAAGGAGAGCATTGTTCAGGCAAAGCATTGGACGAAGTCTCTCCATCGTGA
- the LOC129838484 gene encoding uncharacterized protein LOC129838484 isoform X1, with translation MDNACENARSREWSYGDGYSRHNMAQWESAPPAGERQYLTQQEKERQWLNHEKEAAIRAHSNSHRQNSPMDFRGHGAQETQPLPLYHQDHHRMAPSQNIRDWPNLYGPLRGQATSNITLHRSGERTETWAKHEPHFPSYEFLPQLIVERGHEDITHHHKGDRDYMVSRIVNHNLHYIESKWQMLDPTHSNGHARGHFNEHSRGHSNSYYRVHSTECSKGSSRGDSSGRSRGDSSGRSRGDSSGRSRGDSSGRSRGDSSGRSRGDSSERSRGDSSGRSRGDSSGRSRGDSSGRSRGDSSGRSRGGSSGRSRGGSSGRSRVRSSRYPRLDFQDKHVNPFQTMTNSSPDIQNANITPTVPMVNNEHSESTSVHTTGPARDSTSLVQTFTMTAQQCVFTDFRSTGGTESGVVDLKAAQVTNADTHGILGPSVPSQAITQQTDHLPGNAAVVSHKQTSTTPEQQHAPSPSLTETPQEKPPHKHKISLKEIQHRPQSGLRSKNGPVNGNNSTQDPSQSQHSITEKMDVLQAGKTQLHLNTKDYQVRPPERFSAEDSTIRLEIKSTPRYMTLTAVATAPPPPVAIVPPMGPQQSPEPMETENAGNELPFKILQAWSINEQQAENLWERAKDDASSLSVLNETVQVESLMEYDKPVDASATSSMASTGEDTDEVLQVITQMDKRSPSPFVHTNPQATDIVCIGGAQTIVEGSSNVADERTPDLSTIAEVQFKLCALQRLVTYLESATTVTEAKDGCLEAILELYWGGDTSNLVEALKGERAKKIMQDVSAWAAEDEKAVVFFAVSGISLGEVVETFPIPVHVDTSSQVGYRSSWLNVNEKLNDIDKDSGRAWSLWFIPDKAEESSKVVGGVQIDDTFYSKMETVELPARQPVVAEATDSDLPTNTDLTMDADPPTNKDLPTNADSKTEPLSPMILTVLTPEDAVKLLAETEAPEADLKTVTDLTTDSDDTEPLSPMNLTVLTSEDAMRLFCQIENGSDLQLASPESCSENKDKTQTKQLENIESGSLDKSCYCPCIIETDNGFEMGLCSSCQREKGLQQGTRCITIAHCFTMSDTNDQETKVPNDSVAKATVDNECRDKKQMHSTEEEGDDNQSCDNKTQGEMQQCTGVIPITDFFFWSDTSEDSDQETEESYNEQHAQIEAHASNVKRTEPETDAKAPCESSQECTTQSKVSPGSENRERWQEKDQDCRTSTLPLPKVENPSKLRANIIADNWCSPIADCGSPVEKYDKVAYFVTQYKTCKSKKKVQQKMEKEKTLHPTSSDRQKDKKSHGRAERGRSPSQTAKYSGLKATVDNQCRDMKPHASHKRRHSTESDETRCKDKKRGSSTAKECEGCQSRDKKPPKRRHSTEKEREDNQSRDRMSQKRRNSTETEGRNSDSKELQCQLVDRERGSGNSLPCPGVKTLHVQGSSTTTVPLKLFINIPK, from the coding sequence ATGGATAACGCCTGTGAAAATGCCAGATCAAGAGAATGGAGCTATGGTGATGGATACAGCCGCCATAATATGGCTCAGTGGGAAAGTGCTCCCCCTGCTGGTGAAAGACAGTACCTCACCCAACAGGAAAAGGAACGCCAGTGGCTGAACCATGAGAAAGAAGCTGCCATACGGGCCCACTCCAACTCCCATAGACAAAACTCTCCAATGGACTTCCGTGGACATGGGGCACAAGAGACCCAGCCGCTGCCTCTGTATCATCAGGACCATCACAGAATGGCTCCGAGTCAGAACATAAGGGATTGGCCAAATCTCTATGGACCCTTGAGAGGCCAGGCAACCTCTAATATAACCTTACACCGCagtggagagagaacagaaacaTGGGCTAAGCATGAACCCCACTTCCCCAGCTATGAGTTTTTGCCCCAACTCATTGTTGAAAGAGGGCATGAGGATATAACCCATCACCATAAAGGTGACCGGGATTATATGGTTAGTCGGATAGTGAATCATAATCTCCATTACATTGAAAGCAAATGGCAGATGTTAGATCCCACCCATTCTAATGGACATGCTAGAGGACATTTTAATGAACATTCAAGGGGACATTCTAATTCCTATTACAGGGTTCATTCTACTGAATGCTCAAAGGGAAGTTCTAGGGGTGACTCTAGTGGACGTTCTAGGGGTGACTCTAGTGGACGTTCTAGGGGTGACTCTAGTGGACGTTCTAGGGGTGACTCTAGTGGACGTTCTAGGGGTGACTCTAGTGGACGTTCTAGGGGTGACTCTAGTGAACGTTCTAGGGGTGACTCTAGTGGACGTTCTAGGGGTGACTCTAGTGGACGTTCTAGGGGTGACTCTAGTGGACGTTCTAGGGGTGACTCTAGTGGACGTTCTAGGGGTGGCTCTAGTGGACGTTCTAGGGGTGGCTCTAGTGGACGTTCTAGGGTCCGTTCCAGCAGGTATCCCAGGCTGGACTTCCAGGATAAGCATGTCAACCCTTTTCAAACTATGACCAACAGTTCTCCAGACATTCAGAACGCCAACATCACTCCAACTGTTCCTATGGTCAACAACGAACACAGTGAATCCACATCAGTACATACAACAGGTCCTGCGAGAGATTCTACATCACTTGTGCAGACCTTTACTATGACTGCACAGCAGTGTGTTTTTACGGATTTCCGTTCCACGGGAGGTACAGAATCTGGTGTTGTTGACCTAAAAGCAGCCCAGGTAACAAATGCAGACACCCATGGTATACTAGGACCTAGTGTTCCTTCTCAAGCCATAACTCAACAAACAGATCATCTTCCTGGCAATGCTGCTGTGGTTTCTCACAaacagacctctaccaccccTGAACAGCAACatgctccctctccttctctcactgaGACACCTCAGGAAAAACCTCCTCATAAACATAAGATCTCACTCAAGGAAATACAGCACCGGCCCCAGAGTGGTTTAAGATCTAAAAATGGACCTGTAAATGGGAATAACTCAACACAAGACCCCTCTCAGTCCCAACATTCCATCACAGAGAAGATGGACGTTTTACAAGCAGGCAAAACACAACTACATCTTAACACCAAAGACTACCAGGTGAGGCCCCCTGAGAGGTTTAGTGCTGAGGACTCAACTATACGGCTGGAGATTAAGTCCACCCCCAGGTACATGACCCTGACGGCAGTTGCCACCGCTCCGCCGCCCCCCGTGGCTATTGTCCCTCCAATGGGTCCACAGCAATCCCCAGAGCCCATGGAGACAGAGAATGCAGGCAATGAGCTGCCATTTAAGATTTTGCAGGCCTGGTCCATCAACGAACAACAGGCAGAAAACCTGTGGGAAAGAGCTAAAGATGATGCAAGTTCTCTATCTGTCCTAAATGAGACGGTTCAAGTTGAGAGTCTTATGGAGTATGATAAGCCTGTAGATGCATCTGCAACAAGTTCAATGGCATCTACAGGAGAGGACACTGATGAGGTCCTTCAAGTCATCACACAGATGGACAAGAGATCACCTTCACCATTTGTCCACACCAACCCTCAGGCAACTGATATTGTATGCATCGGTGGTGCCCAGACAATCGTGGAAGGTAGCTCTAATGTTGCAGATGAGAGAACTCCTGATTTGTCCACAATTGCTGAAGTTCAGTTCAAGTTATGTGCGCTGCAGAGACTGGTTACTTATCTGGAGAGTGCGACAACAGTCACAGAGGCAAAGGATGGTTGTCTAGAGGCCATATTGGAGTTGTATTGGGGCGGGGATACCTCTAACCTGGTAGAAGCTTTAAAAGGTGAAAGGGCTAAGAAAATCATGCAGGATGTGTCTGCCTGGGCCGCAGAGGATGAGAAAGCAGTGGTTTTCTTTGCAGTCAGTGGTATATCACTGGGGGAAGTGGTTGAGACATTTCCCATCCCAGTACATGTTGACACCTCTTCCCAAGTGGGTTACAGGTCATCATGGTTAAATGTCAACGAGAAGCTGAATGACATTGACAAAGATTCTGGAAGAGCTTGGTCTCTGTGGTTCATACCAGATAAAGCAGAGGAGAGTTCCAAAGTGGTTGGGGGTGTCCAGATAGATGACACCTTCTACAGCAAGATGGAGACTGTGGAATTGCCTGCACGACAACCTGTTGTAGCAGAAGCAACAGACTCAGACCTCCCAACAAACACAGACCTCACGATGGACGCAGACCCCCCAACAAACAAAGACCTCCCTACAAACGCAGACTCAAAGACGGAACCCCTTTCCCCAATGATTTTAACCGTCCTCACACCAGAGGATGCTGTGAAACTGCTTGCTGAAACAGAGGCACCAGAGGCAGACCTCAAAACGGTCACAGACCTCACAACAGACTCGGACGACACAGAACCCCTTTCCCCAATGAATTTGACTGTCCTGACATCTGAGGATGCCATGAGACTGTTTTGCCAGATCGAGAATGGTTCTGATCTCCAACTCGCGTCCCCTGAATCCTGCTCTGAAAACAAAGATAAGACACAGACAAAGCAACTAGAGAATATAGAAAGTGGCAGCTTAGATAAGTCCTGCTACTGTCCTTGTATCATTGAAACGGACAATGGGTTTGAAATGGGCCTATGCTCCagttgtcagagagagaaaggattgcAGCAGGGCACAAGATGCATAACAATCGCTCACTGCTTTACCATGTCAGATACAAATGATCAGGAGACAAAGGTCCCTAATGACTCTGTGGCGAAGGCGACTGTTGACAATGAATGCAGGGACAAGAAGCAGATGCATTCAACTGAAGAAGAGGGTGATGACAATCAATCCTGTGACAATAAGACACAGGGTGAAATGCAGCAATGTACAGGAGTCATACCGATCACTGACTTTTTTTTCTGGTCAGATACAAGTGAGGATTCAGATCAGGAGACAGAGGAAAGCTATAATGAACAACATGCTCAGATTGAGGCTCATGCTTCTAATGTTAAAAGGACAGAGCCTGAAACGGATGCCAAAGCACCATGTGAGTCATCCCAAGAATGTACGACCCAAAGCAAAGTCAGTCCTGGTTCTGAGAATAGGGAAAGATGGCAAGAGAAGGACCAAGACTGTAGGACGAGTACATTACCACTTCCCAAGGTTGAAAACCCGTCTAAGTTAAGAGCTAACATCATAGCAGACAACTGGTGTTCACCTATAGCGGACTGTGGTTCACCTGTAGAAAAGTATGACAAAGTTGCTTACTTTGTCACCCAATACAAAACCTGCAAGTCAAAGAAAAAAGTACAACAAAAAATGGAAAAGGAGAAGACCCTCCATCCAACGTCATCTGACAGACAAAAGGACAAGAAAAGCCatgggagagcagagaggggaagGTCACCATCCCAAACCGCTaagtactctgggttgaaggcaACTGTGGATAATCAATGCAGGGACATGAAGCCACATGCGTCACACAAGAGGAGACATTCAACTGAGAGTGATGAAACTCGATGTAAAGACAAGAAGAGGGGTTCATCAACTGCGAAAGAGTGTGAAGGCTGTCAATCCAGAGACAAGAAGCCACCGAAGAGGAGACATtcaactgagaaagagagagaggacaatcaAAGTAGGGACAGGATGTCACAGAAGAGGAGAAATTCAACTGAAACTGAAGGCAGGAACTCTGACTCCAAAGAGTTACAGTGCCAgttggtggacagagagaggggcagtgGAAACTCACTCCCGTGCCCTGGGGTGAAAACCCTCCATGTACAGGGATCCTCAACTACCACCGTTCCTCTCAaactcttcataaacatccccaAATAG